A single Perca flavescens isolate YP-PL-M2 chromosome 2, PFLA_1.0, whole genome shotgun sequence DNA region contains:
- the LOC114572583 gene encoding integral membrane protein GPR137B-like → MDGGMEGGMHSGTLLEEDPTLTLPCPVLRRQQCEDGAFNQHLPATAASYSATAPGSFNTLNRADETTHELYVVFNVVQEDGNVASKHDQMKSTTTSSSSSSMPVTAAIPPYVKLGLTIAYTIFYSLLFAFVYAQLWLVLRYRHKRFSYQTAFLFLCLLWAALRALLFSFYFRDCVTANALGPFAFWLLYCFPVCLQFFTLSLMNLYCAQVYFKAKSKYTPALLKYRLPLYLVFLGVSLLFLVVNLVCALLVKMAAADVKTVVLVRVTINDSLFVLCAVSLSVCLYKVAKMSLANIYLESKGTSVCQVTLIGIMVVLLYASRACYNLVVLALANIETINSFDYDWYNVSDQADLRSSLGDGGYVVFGVILFVWELLPTSLVVFFFRVRRPPQERSAAGIPNHVLSSRGYFFDNPRRYDSDDDMSTLYTADVNIHATWRRNVA, encoded by the exons cactgctggaaGAGGACCCGACCTTAACGTTGCCGTGTCCAGTTTTACGGCGGCAGCAGTGTGAGGACGGCGCCTTCAACCAGCACTTACCGGCCACGGCGGCCAGCTACAGCGCTACTGCGCCGGGGAGCTTCAACACGTTAAACAGGGCAGATGAAACCACTCACgaactatatgttgtgtttaatgtcgttCAAGAGGATGGCAACGTAGCGAGCAAACACGATCAAATGAAG agcaccaccaccagcagcagcagcagcagcatgccgGTAACGG CGGCGATCCCTCCCTACGTGAAGCTGGGTCTCACCATCGCCTACACCATCTTCTACTCGCTGCTCTTCGCCTTCGTGTACGCCCAGCTCTGGCTGGTGCTGCGGTACCGACACAAGCGCTTCAGCTACCAGACGGCCTTCCTGTTCCTGTGCCTGCTGTGGGCCGCGCTGCGAgccctcctcttctccttctaCTTCAGGGACTGCGTGACCGCCAACGCGCTCGGCCCGTTCGCCTTCTGGCTGCTCTACTGCTTCCCCGTCTGCCTGCAGTTCTTCACGCTCAGCCTCATGAACCTCTACTGCGCACAG gTTTACTTCAAGGCCAAGTCCAAGTACACACCTGCCCTGCTCAAATACAG ACTTCCCCTGTATCTGGTCTTCCTGGGCGTCAGTCTTCTCTTCCTCGTGGTTAATCTGGTCTGCGCGCTGCTGGTGAAGATGGCGGCGGCCGACGTGAAGACCGTGGTCCTGGTGAGGGTCACCATCAACGACAGTCTGTTCGTCCTCTGCGCCGTCTCGCTCTCCGTCTGCCTCTACAAGGTCGCCAAGATGTCGCTGGCCAACATCTACCTGGAGTCAAAG ggtacGTCGGTGTGTCAGGTGACTCTGATCGGCATCATGGTGGTGTTGCTGTACGCGTCGCGGGCCTGTTACAACCTGGTGGTGCTCGCCCTCGCCAACATCGAGACCATCAACTCCTTCGACTACGACTGGTACAACGTCTCGGACCAG GCGGACCTCCGCTCGTCGCTAGGAGACGGCGGCTACGTTGTGTTCGGGGTGATCCTGTTCGTCTGGGAGCTGCTGCCGACATCGCTGGTCGTCTTCTTCTTCAGGGTGCGACGCCCACCTCAGGAACGG AGCGCTGCGGGGATCCCGAACCACGTTCTCTCTTCCAGAGGATATTTCTTCGACAACCCTCGGCGCTACGACAGCGACGATGA tatgtctacgctgtatacagcagatgtaaacatacacgccacgtgGCGTCGCAACGTTGCATaa